The Verrucomicrobiota bacterium genome includes the window ATCGCGGCTGCAGGACTGCTCCTGGGAGCCTTCATTGCGTGGATTTTCGAGCGGCGGCATTTCATGGAGTTCGAGGGTCAAAGCGGGCTTCAAGCCATTTTTGAAAACGAACCCGAGTGCGTCAAACTCATCGACCGCGAAGGCAGGCTTCTCAACATGAACCCCGCCGGCCTGCGCATGATCGAAGCGGAGAGCCTGACGCAAGTGGCAGGCAAATGCGTTTATCCCCTGGCCGCCGAAGAACACCGGCTGGCGCTTCAAGCACTCAATGAAAGAGTCTTTCGCGGAGAGTCCGGGCTCCTGCAATTCCAGATCATCGGGCTGAAAGGCACGAAACGCTGGCTCGAATCCCACGCCAGTCCGATGCGATCCAAGGACGGCACCATCTTCGCGCAGATCGCGATCACCCGGGACATCAGCGATTTAAAGCGGCTGGAAACGATCCACGCCGGGGAGAAGGAAGTCTTGAGATTGATCGCCGCGGGAGTACCGCTCGTCCATACGCTGGAGGCGATCGCCCGTTCAATCGCCGAGAGCGCTTCCGAGGCCAAAGTGCTCATCAGCCTGCAGGATGGGGAATCCCAGGTGCTCCGATCGATGGCATCCTCCGGGCTTCCGCCGGCCTTTTCAGCGGGGCTTGCCTCCCAACTCATCGGATCAGCCGAGGGGGCGTGCGGCACCTGCGCCTTTCAAAAACGGGCGGTGCTTTGCGAAGACATCGCCACCGATCCACGCTGGGAAAAGCATCGCAAAGCCGCGTTGAACTGCGGCATCCGCTCATCCTTTTCCATCCCGATTCTTGAACAAGGCACCCAGTTGCTGGGAACGGTCACCCTGTTTGGCCCAACCTCAAGTTTTCTGAGCACGGCGCATTTTCAGCTGCTCGAGATCGCCGCCAACCTCGGAGCCATCGCCATCACGCGGGCCAGGGACGAGAAGGCCATGCGAGAAAGCGAGCAGCGCTATCGCGAAATCTTTCTTCACGCGCCCGACGCCGTCTTCGTCCTCTCCACGGAGGAAGAAGACCAGGGCCGGATTCTGGCCGCGAATCCAGCCGCGGACCGGATGCATCGAGTGTCGCCCGGCAGTCTGGTCGGCAAAAACTTCCGGGAACTCAACAGCCCGAATTCCGCTGAACTGGTTTCGCTCCGGATGCGCCAGCTCTCCAAGGATCAGACCACTCAATTCGAGGTCGACCATGTTCGCGGGGATGGGACCGTCTTTCCCGCGTCGGTCTCGTGCGCCCAGGTCTTCTACAAAGGCCGCCCCTGTATTCTGGCTTTCGACCGGGACATTTCCCGCCAGCAGGAATCAGAGGCTGGACAACGGCGCAGCCAGGAACACTAGGAGTCGTTGATCCGTACGGTGGACGGGATCGTCTGGGAATGCGACGCCAACGATTTCCGATTCACGTTTGTCAGCGAAGCGGCGGAACGCATCCTCGGCTATCCCATTTCGGCCTGGCTCGAGGACCCTCATTTCTGGGCCAATCATGTCCACCCGGATGATCGGGAGGAGGCCAGGGCCTACTGCCTCCGTTGCACACGGCAGCGACGCGATCACACCTTCGAATACCGGATGAAATCCGCTTGCGGCAAGGACGTGTGGATCAAGGCTGTGGTCACGGTGGTCAGCAAAGATGGCGCGGCAGTGCTGCTCCGCGGAATCATGCTGGATGTGACGAAGCGAAAAGCGGTGGAAACCGAATTATTTGAAAAAGCAGAGCGCCTCCGCCTCGCGATCGAAGTTTCGGACGTCGGTTCCTGGGATTGGGACCTTCAGCAGAACGAGGTTGTTTTCTCTCCCGAATGGAAGAAACACCTTGGCTATTCGCCGAGCGAGCTTCCTGACCGCTACGAGGAGTGGGAACGAAGGATCCACCCGGACGACCGGACCTGGGTCTTCGAACACGTCCGGCGGTCGCAATCGGATCCCGCGTCTGCCTATGTGGTCGAGTTTCGACTGAGACACAAGGACGGGTCGTGGCGCTGGATTCACTCCCGCGGTCAAGTCGTGCGCGATTCTGGCGGTCAGCCCAAACGCATGCTGGGCTGCCATGTCGACCTCACACCGCAGAAACAAGGGGAGGCCGAGCGGGCAGCACTCCTGGCGCAGTTGCTGAGCGCGGAGGATGAGGAAAGGCGGCGCATCGCCCGGGAGCTTCACGACACCACCGCGCAACAATTGGCGGCCGTAAAGTTCAACCTCCTTCGGCTCAAGGGCGCCTATTCGGTGTTCCGCTGCGACGAAGACCCGCTGATGAAGGAAACGTACGGGTTGGTCGAGAAATCCCTCACGGAGGTCCGCAATCTGACCTACCTCTTGCATCCGCCTTTGCTCGACGAATTCGGCTTAAGCGGTGCCCTCAAAGAGCTGGCCGCCAGCATTTCCAGACAAGGGGAGTTGACCATCGAGGTTGAAATCGGGGCGATCGGGGAACGCCTTCCCCGCCAGATCGAAATGGCCCTTTTCCGGGTCGCCCAGGAAAGTCTGAATAACCTGCAGCGCCATTCTGGGAGCCATTCAGGCCTGATTCGGCTCGATGGCGACGCCGATCAGATTCGACTCGAAATTCAAGATTCAGGCAAAGGCATCGATTGGGTTCGCTCGAACCGGGGCGAGGGTCTGGGAATCCGGGGAATGCGCGAGCGCATCCGCCTGCTGGATGGCACGCTCGAAATCGAGTCGGACGAACAAGGCACCACGGTGCTCGCCGTCATCCCTCTCCGCGCCAAGCCTTCGCAAGCCTGCCTGGACAAAGACCTCGATCTGGAACTCGGTTAGCGGGACCGCAACAACCCGCGCCGGCTCGAAAAGCCGGAGGACCTTCTCGACACGAAGTTTCCCATCAGGCATCATTTCCGCAAAGGTTCAAGTGAAGGGAGAGCAAAACGAGCCTTTCGCAGTTCCATAGAAAAAACGCGCATCCTCATCGCCGACGATCACGGCTTGATTCGAAAAGGCCTTCGAGCCGTGTTGCAAGCGCGCCCCAACTGGGAGGTGTGCGGGGAAGCCGAGAATGGTCGGCAAGCAGTCGAGTTGTGTGAACAGCTCAAACCTCATTTGGTCATTCTGGATCTCATGATGCCCGAGCTCAACGGCTTGGACGCCGCCCGGAAAATCCTCACCCTCCTCCCCAAGACCTTGATCCTCGTGCAAACGATGCATGATTCGGAAGTGCTGGCCAAAGAATCTCTCGCCCTCGGCGTCCGTGGGTTCCTGCACAAACACGATGCCCCCGAAATGCTCCTCAAAGCCATCGATTCCATGCTCGACGGCCGAACCTTCTTCTCGAAGCGAATCTCCCACTTGGTCAACTCCCCCGCCACGAACGCCTCGACGTCGGGCGCCCCTTTGGCACACTCCCGCGGCCGCCTGACCCCGCGGGAAAGGGAACTCGTCCAACTCCTCGCTGAAGGAAAATCCAACAAGGAGTCGGCGGAATTGCTCGGCATCAGCCAGAACACCGTCGAAACACACCGCAAGAACGTGATGAGCAAGCTTCACCTCAATTCCGCCAGCGAATTGGTGCGCTATGCCATTCGCAATCATCTGATCGAGCCCTGACCCTCGTCCCCGCAGGCGATCCCAGTCCCCGCGGGTCCCTCGAAAGCGGAGCCCAATCTTCGGTCTCCCCGCCCCCTTTCAAAAACCGTTCGTGGCAGGGATCGACCTATCCCCGCCTCGTTCACCATCGCCTGGAATCATTACCCACTCGTCAGGATGGCGCCGGATGGAATATTCGTGGCAATCTTAGCTTGATCGAGTGGACGAATGTTCCAGGCAAAGCAACATCAAGACCGCCGATGGAGAAAGGCCACCATCCAGACTGAATCACCATTCGCCGGCCAGGCAAGCCACGGGACCGCTGCCCTATGACCTCAACTGCGTTGGAACTGTTGAAGAAGTCGGATCCGTTGACCGCCCCTTCCCCGGCCGTGATCAAGTTGATGCATGCCCTCAACCGGCCGGATTCCGACGCCGACGAACTGGTCAAGCTTGTCGAAAAGGATGTCGTGCTCACGGCCAAACTCCTGGCTGTTTGTAACTCAGCCCAATGCGGTTCGAGCCAGCAAATCGCCTCCGTCAAACAGGCCATCTTTTTCTTGGGCTTTAAGGAAATCTACCGCTTAACCCTCGCGATCAGCTTCGGCGGCCCCCTGGCCCAACCCCTCCTTGGATACGCCATCGAAGCCAGGCAATTGTGGCACCACAGCCTCGTGACCGCGCTGGCCACTCAAGCCATCCTGTCCCGCGCCAATCCCATGGGATTTGATCCCTCCGTCGCCTATACGGCCGGTTTGATCCACGACATCGGCAAACTCGTGCTCAATCAAGTGTTGGATCCCGATACGGAAGCCCGAATCCGTGAATGCGTCGAAGTCAACCACCTTTCACGGGTGGAAGCGGAGCGGCGCGTTCTCGAAACGGACCACTGCGAGATCGGGTCGCTCCTGTTGGAGCGCTGGAAGCTTCCGGAGGTCCTCGTTGACTCAACGGCCCGACATCATGAGCCGCCGTTGGAGCCCCAACCTCAGTTGTCCGCCGTCGTGCATCTCGCCAACTGCCTGGCCCACGAGGTGGGCTACTCCGCAGGGTGGCTTGCTTACGCCGCACGCACCAACGAAGGGGTCATCAAGGCTTTGGGGTTGCAAAACGAAGATGTCCAGCAACTCCTCCTGGACACTCATGACGCTTTGCAGCAAGTGGAAGAATTGGCCGCCGTCAAAGAGTAACGGTCCAAACCCTTTCAGGGAATGAACCGGTTCAGCGACCAATCGTATTCCGAGTATCGGATCTCGAACTTCTCGAAAGCAGCGGGCTTGGCCCCTTCTGGCCAATAAGGCCGAATCGCCGCCCAAACGGATCCCGAGGTTTTAACGAAATCTTCCTCGAACCACTTGAAGATTGGGGAAATGTAGACAAGCCGCATGTCCCAATCAATCCGGTGCTTCGAACTTTGGGCCAGAAATCGCCTCGCTTGATCAGATAACTGACGGTCAAGCCGGGACCCCACATAAGCCTCCTCCCTCAATGGAGGACAGCCCATCGCGGCGCAAACAAGCGCGAAGTGAATGCGCGGTTCCTGGTAGCGCTTGCGCAGGTTTTCGTGCTCCAACGCATCCAAACTCAGGGCCTCGCCAAAAAGCCTCACGACCGGAAGTTTCCAGGGACTTCGAAACGGCCCGCCAATCTCCTTGATGCTCTGGCGCGGCTTGTGATCGAGGACAAGCTTCAATGTGAAGGCGTTATAAGCGTTGCAGAGGAAAGCGATTTGGCTGGACTCGTCCCAGCCCTTGAAAGTCCCCGGCTCCACCGCAGACAAGGAGGCCAAATACCGGTCGAGCGATCGAACTTCGGATTGGAGCCGCGTGTAATCCACCAGTCCGTTTCGCACCACTCTCGACAGCAAAGTGGTCCATTCAGAATGGGCCGCGTCGAAGGCATTCGCCGCGTCAAGCCTCGCGGTCAATAACGTGAGGGTGAATACCATCCAACCTCGAGCCCATGAGCACCGCGCACGGAATGCTCTCCCCCATCTGGCTGCCCCATCCTCGCGAAGGACGCCGCCCTTTGGCACCACAAGAATCATCAATCCCTCACGCTCATCGTTTGACCCAGGTTCGCCTCGCACCACGCTCGGCCAGCCTGGCCAGGAACCGGCTTTCCTCCTCCAGGTCAATCCCATGATCGGCATGAAGCCGTGCCACCACCGGTTGGAGAAGTGTCGGAGCAAACAAGTTCGCTCCATACAGCGCGCCGGCAAACGCACCGGCCACGGACGCGTAAGAATCGGTGTCATGCCCCCACTCCAAAGTCAGTTGAAGCGCGGCCAGGGGATCATGATCGGCCAGTTCGAAACAGGAAAAAACGACGACGAACGGCACCTGGGCCTCCCATTTGGTCGTTCGCTCAAATTCCGCTTCCAACGCTTCAAACAATCGCGCCGGCTGTCCCGACGCTTCACGCGCCAGCCGCAGCGACAAATCCAACCAGCGGTCCACAGCTCTCTCAGACCAGCGAATCTTTCGGAAGCGAAGCGGATCAACCTC containing:
- a CDS encoding DUF547 domain-containing protein, which translates into the protein MVFTLTLLTARLDAANAFDAAHSEWTTLLSRVVRNGLVDYTRLQSEVRSLDRYLASLSAVEPGTFKGWDESSQIAFLCNAYNAFTLKLVLDHKPRQSIKEIGGPFRSPWKLPVVRLFGEALSLDALEHENLRKRYQEPRIHFALVCAAMGCPPLREEAYVGSRLDRQLSDQARRFLAQSSKHRIDWDMRLVYISPIFKWFEEDFVKTSGSVWAAIRPYWPEGAKPAAFEKFEIRYSEYDWSLNRFIP
- a CDS encoding HDOD domain-containing protein, whose translation is MTSTALELLKKSDPLTAPSPAVIKLMHALNRPDSDADELVKLVEKDVVLTAKLLAVCNSAQCGSSQQIASVKQAIFFLGFKEIYRLTLAISFGGPLAQPLLGYAIEARQLWHHSLVTALATQAILSRANPMGFDPSVAYTAGLIHDIGKLVLNQVLDPDTEARIRECVEVNHLSRVEAERRVLETDHCEIGSLLLERWKLPEVLVDSTARHHEPPLEPQPQLSAVVHLANCLAHEVGYSAGWLAYAARTNEGVIKALGLQNEDVQQLLLDTHDALQQVEELAAVKE
- a CDS encoding PAS domain S-box protein, with the protein product MNRPLNRCWIHEATLGLFGLVFVLDASSDRHDGQVWIPLYFLPLALCFHRTSRIRPLVFAVIATVLMLALPWIFPTSPVDQNLWSSRLIAAAGLLLGAFIAWIFERRHFMEFEGQSGLQAIFENEPECVKLIDREGRLLNMNPAGLRMIEAESLTQVAGKCVYPLAAEEHRLALQALNERVFRGESGLLQFQIIGLKGTKRWLESHASPMRSKDGTIFAQIAITRDISDLKRLETIHAGEKEVLRLIAAGVPLVHTLEAIARSIAESASEAKVLISLQDGESQVLRSMASSGLPPAFSAGLASQLIGSAEGACGTCAFQKRAVLCEDIATDPRWEKHRKAALNCGIRSSFSIPILEQGTQLLGTVTLFGPTSSFLSTAHFQLLEIAANLGAIAITRARDEKAMRESEQRYREIFLHAPDAVFVLSTEEEDQGRILAANPAADRMHRVSPGSLVGKNFRELNSPNSAELVSLRMRQLSKDQTTQFEVDHVRGDGTVFPASVSCAQVFYKGRPCILAFDRDISRQQESEAGQRRSQEH
- a CDS encoding response regulator transcription factor — protein: MEKTRILIADDHGLIRKGLRAVLQARPNWEVCGEAENGRQAVELCEQLKPHLVILDLMMPELNGLDAARKILTLLPKTLILVQTMHDSEVLAKESLALGVRGFLHKHDAPEMLLKAIDSMLDGRTFFSKRISHLVNSPATNASTSGAPLAHSRGRLTPRERELVQLLAEGKSNKESAELLGISQNTVETHRKNVMSKLHLNSASELVRYAIRNHLIEP
- a CDS encoding PAS domain S-box protein; this encodes MIRTVDGIVWECDANDFRFTFVSEAAERILGYPISAWLEDPHFWANHVHPDDREEARAYCLRCTRQRRDHTFEYRMKSACGKDVWIKAVVTVVSKDGAAVLLRGIMLDVTKRKAVETELFEKAERLRLAIEVSDVGSWDWDLQQNEVVFSPEWKKHLGYSPSELPDRYEEWERRIHPDDRTWVFEHVRRSQSDPASAYVVEFRLRHKDGSWRWIHSRGQVVRDSGGQPKRMLGCHVDLTPQKQGEAERAALLAQLLSAEDEERRRIARELHDTTAQQLAAVKFNLLRLKGAYSVFRCDEDPLMKETYGLVEKSLTEVRNLTYLLHPPLLDEFGLSGALKELAASISRQGELTIEVEIGAIGERLPRQIEMALFRVAQESLNNLQRHSGSHSGLIRLDGDADQIRLEIQDSGKGIDWVRSNRGEGLGIRGMRERIRLLDGTLEIESDEQGTTVLAVIPLRAKPSQACLDKDLDLELG